The proteins below come from a single Salvelinus alpinus chromosome 18, SLU_Salpinus.1, whole genome shotgun sequence genomic window:
- the LOC139543525 gene encoding uncharacterized protein — protein MATSSPRFTWCDCRKHKIPVKDTHELCLHCLGIQHAKEAVLEYGKCLHCAKMDWSTCINRLTKVQEIMHRESQQRKHEAAQSGVQPKPETTSAPIKEPKPEENTVPTLPPHRLSASTPAHSSTMPVLFTILSPPPAQAGDNLSIPKGTFLSQLAIQQSADSTPSLSQSGSNMRTSSSCKRHGFSSCCSKRSKRSRGSHRRRRSPSSSSFSSDWTSDEDDSCPSGKGRRSQRESRQAVRSERRHGELVEVVQQAVQLQWAVLEKRIEALERRGAEAVVSFPTPAQTIHLHASIPLASTSSQEGNQRDLSCPVSEQLVTESMSGTIVKQEEEPSSISFALRPLSDGHREGEDASQSTEGPISKQDLLEAMELQSLIARAAKYLGIDFPSTPNSPSPPDPTMVPEFEDLVQSSWPNPASSKPYREIFSKMYRLHDCQSPAYDQMPQVNCFMSAIFQAVKPTENKEAPVPAERWRFTETLVERMYQTAGMLAKTANYLRYLSDYQRRLLLEITEDCPAQRFMAALNELKLIGQFTLQLSSHQAELSGRVMAASVAIRRQVWMAKTNYTDSLKATVADLPFVVSHTFGVSSASGPSSTGMVCKQEPL, from the coding sequence ATGGCAACTTCATCCCCAAGGTTCACGTGGTGTGATTGTCGCAAACACAAGATTCCTGTCAAAGACACCCATGAGCTGTGCCTGCACTGTCTGGGCATCCAGCATGCCAAGGAGGCTGTGCTGGAGTATGGCAAATGCCTGCACTGTGCCAAGATGGACTGGAGCACCTGCATCAACCGCCTCACTAAAGTTCAGGAGATAATGCACCGCGAGAGCCAGCAGAGGAAGCACGAGGCAGCACAGTCTGGAGTTCAGCCCAAGCCTGAGACCACTTCAGCTCCCATCAAGGAACCAAAACCGGAAGAAAATACAGTCCCCACCCTGCCCCCACATCGGCTCTCTGCTTCCACACCAGCCCATTCCTCCACCATGCCAGTGTTGTTCACCATCCTCTCCCCACCCCCAGCGCAGGCAGGGGACAATTTGAGCATCCCAAAAGGCACTTTCCTCTCACAACTTGCTATTCAGCAGTCAGCTGACTCCACACCATCCTTGAGCCAATCAGGTTCCAACATGCGGACCTCCAGCTCCTGTAAACGACACGGTTTCTCATCGTGCTGCTCCAAACGCTCTAAACGAAGCCGCGGTAGCCACAGGCGGAGacgctctccctcctcctcctctttctcttcagaCTGGACCTCTGATGAAGATGATTCCTGCCCCTCTGGAAAGGGAAGGAGGTCTCAGAGGGAGTCGCGGCAAGCTGTCCGGTCAGAGAGGAGGCACGGGGAGCTGGTGGAGGTTGTTCAACAGGCCGTCCAGCTACAGTGGGCTGTTCTGGAGAAGCGCATTGAGGCTCTGGAGAGGAGAGGTGCTGAGGCTGTTGTGTCGTTCCCCACTCCAGCCCAAACTATACATCTTCACGCCTCCATCCCTCTGGCATCCACCTCGTCTCAGGAGGGAAACCAGAGAGATTTATCCTGCCCTGTCAGCGAGCAGCTGGTGACGGAATCTATGTCCGGTACCATTGTGAAGCAGGAAGAGGAGCCTTCCTCCATTTCGTTTGCCTTGAGACCTCTCAGTGATGGACACCGTGAAGGGGAGGATGCCTCTCAGTCAACTGAGGGTCCTATCTCTAAACAGGACTTACTGGAAGCTATGGAGCTTCAGAGCCTCATAGCACGTGCTGCCAAGTATCTTGGTATAGACTTTCCCAGCACACCAAACAGCCCCAGCCCACCAGACCCCACAATGGTGCCGGAGTTTGAGGACCTGGTCCAGAGCTCTTGGCCAAACCCCGCCAGCTCGAAACCGTACAGGGAGATTTTCTCTAAGATGTACAGGCTTCACGACTGCCAGTCTCCAGCCTATGACCAGATGCCCCAGGTCAACTGCTTCATGTCGGCCATCTTCCAGGCAGTGAAGCCCACAGAGAACAAGGAGGCGCCGGTGCCAGCTGAGCGATGGCGTTTCACTGAGACTCTAGTAGAGAGGATGTACCAGACTGCTGGCATGCTTGCCAAGACGGCCAACTACCTGCGCTACCTATCAGACTACCAGAGGAGGCTTCTGCTGGAGATCACTGAGGATTGTCCAGCCCAACGTTTTATGGCGGCCCTTAACgagctgaagctcattggccAGTTCACCCTCCAGCTGTCCTCCCACCAGGCTGAACTGTCTGGAAGGGTCATGGCTGCTTCTGTAGCCATCCGAAGACAGGTCTGGATGGCTAAGACCAACTACACAGACTCTCTGAAAGCCACTGTGGCTGACCTTCCATTTGTGGTCAGTCACACCTTTGGGGTTAGCTCAGCCTCAGGCCCTAGCTCAACTGGAATGGTGTGCAAACAGGAACCGTTGTAA
- the LOC139543526 gene encoding surfeit locus protein 4-like: MGQEELMSQAEDVADQFLRVTKQYLPHLARLCLISTFLEDGIRMWFQWNEQKDYIEATWGCGYFLATCFVLLNLTGQLGGCVLILSRHFVQYACFGLFGIIALQTVAYSILWDIKFLMRNLALGGGLLLLLAESRSEGKSMFAGVPSMGESSPKQYMQLGGRVLLVLMFMTLLHFDPSFFSILQNMVGTALIILVAIGFKTKLAALTLVIWLLAINIYFNAFWAVPAYKPMHDFLKYDFFQTTSVIGGLLLVVALGPGGVSMDEKKKEW, from the exons ATGGGGCAGGAGGAGCTCATGAGTCAAGCTGAAGACGTGGCGGACCAG ttCTTGCGAGTGACTAAGCAGTACCTGCCTCACCTGGCTCGGCTGTGTCTAATCAGCACCTTTCTGGAGGACGGCATACGCATGTGGTTCCAGTGGAATGAGCAGAAGGACTACATTGAGGCCACGTGGGGCTGCGGCTACTTCCTGGCCACCTGCTTCGTACTGCTCAACCTCACAGGACAGCTTG GTGGCTGTGTCCTTATCCTCAGTAGACATTTTGTACAGTATGCCTGCTTTGGATTATTTGGAATCATAGCTTTACAG ACGGTTGCATACAGTATTTTATGGGATATAAAATTTCTGATGAG gAACCTTGCCCTGGGCGGTGGACTCCTGCTGTTACTAGCGGAGTCGCGTTCAGAAGGGAAGAGCATGTTCGCTGGTGTACCCTCCATGGGAGAGAGCTCGCCAAAGCAGTACATGCAGCTGGGAGGGAGAGTCCTGCTGGTGCTCATGTTCATGACCCTGCTGCACTTTGACCCCAGCTTCTTCTCG ATCCTCCAGAACATGGTGGGCACGGCCCTCATCATCCTGGTAGCCATCGGCTTCAAGACCAAGCTGGCAGCCCtgaccctggtaatatggctgctGGCCATCAACATCTACTTCAACGCCTTCTGGGCGGTGCCCGCCTACAAGCCCATGCACGACTTCCTCAAGTACGACTTCTTCCAGACCACGTCTGTCATCGGAGGGCTGCTGTTGGTCGTAGCACTGGGGCCTGGCGGGGTGTCCATGGATGAGAAGAAGAAGGAGtggtag